A single window of Chitinophaga sp. XS-30 DNA harbors:
- a CDS encoding FGGY-family carbohydrate kinase yields MQDSYIIVDIGTGNVRVAAAAQNGQVLGVAREDIVYIKDNDYPDALYFEPEQLWQQVLRLAKTVLASVPAASVKAITATSQREGIVLIGKDGASLIGLPNIDHRGREWESIMKDKSRVYHLTGRYPTSLFSAMKLVGIRERKPAIWEACQTFLSISNWIEYKMSGLIRYEHSQASETLLYDVARKQWSQELCGVFGLNMALLPEIADSATMPGNILPEVAAQLGLNNSVGIVIGGGDTQLAIKSTRPAVDDMVIVSGTTTPIVKLTGTYKLDAEERTWTSRDIEPGRFVFEANAGVTGLNYQRLKEIFYPNEGYDIIEKELTENKHTFCMASLGSLLADEEVPLTRGGFIFPAPVSHLLTRGSFVWATIFDIACSISRNYHILAEVDGHRPDYIWACGGGLQSKVLRQLIANLTGKKVQIRQAFQQSSAIGGALICNQALQLNVPMDDSIEVVYPQEQEHYAALYAEWEKTRGYFRNMC; encoded by the coding sequence ATGCAGGATTCATATATAATTGTAGACATCGGCACGGGAAACGTACGCGTGGCTGCGGCCGCACAGAACGGTCAGGTGCTGGGTGTTGCCAGAGAGGATATCGTTTACATCAAGGATAATGATTACCCGGATGCGCTGTACTTTGAGCCGGAGCAATTGTGGCAACAGGTGCTGCGCCTCGCAAAAACAGTGCTGGCATCCGTTCCCGCCGCTTCGGTAAAAGCCATCACCGCCACCAGCCAGCGCGAAGGCATCGTGCTGATCGGCAAGGACGGCGCGTCCCTCATCGGCCTCCCCAATATCGACCATCGGGGAAGGGAATGGGAATCCATCATGAAAGACAAAAGCCGCGTGTACCATCTGACCGGCCGCTACCCCACTTCCCTTTTTTCCGCAATGAAGCTGGTGGGTATCCGGGAACGCAAACCTGCCATATGGGAGGCCTGCCAGACTTTCCTCAGCATCAGCAACTGGATAGAATATAAAATGAGCGGCCTGATCCGATACGAGCATTCCCAGGCCTCGGAAACACTGCTGTACGACGTGGCCCGCAAACAATGGTCGCAGGAACTGTGCGGCGTTTTCGGGCTAAACATGGCGCTGCTGCCGGAAATCGCGGATTCCGCCACCATGCCGGGCAACATACTGCCGGAGGTAGCCGCGCAACTTGGACTGAACAACAGCGTTGGCATCGTTATTGGCGGCGGGGATACGCAGCTCGCTATTAAAAGCACCCGGCCTGCTGTGGATGATATGGTGATCGTATCCGGCACTACAACACCGATCGTAAAACTCACCGGCACGTATAAACTGGATGCGGAAGAACGTACGTGGACCAGCAGGGATATTGAACCCGGCCGCTTTGTGTTCGAAGCGAACGCAGGCGTAACGGGACTGAATTACCAGCGCCTGAAAGAGATTTTCTACCCGAATGAAGGATACGATATTATAGAAAAGGAATTAACGGAGAACAAACATACGTTCTGCATGGCTTCCCTCGGCTCTCTGCTGGCGGACGAAGAGGTGCCGCTTACCCGCGGCGGCTTCATCTTCCCGGCGCCGGTTTCTCATCTGCTTACCCGCGGCTCCTTTGTATGGGCCACCATTTTCGACATCGCCTGTTCCATTTCCAGGAACTACCACATTCTCGCGGAAGTGGACGGCCATCGCCCGGATTACATCTGGGCCTGTGGCGGCGGGTTGCAAAGCAAAGTGCTGCGCCAGCTGATCGCCAATCTCACCGGTAAAAAAGTACAGATACGCCAGGCCTTCCAACAATCCTCCGCCATCGGTGGAGCATTGATCTGCAACCAGGCCTTGCAGCTGAACGTTCCCATGGATGACAGCATTGAAGTAGTGTACCCGCAGGAGCAGGAACATTACGCCGCACTGTATGCGGAATGGGAAAAAACAAGGGGATATTTCAGGAACATGTGCTGA
- a CDS encoding NAD(P)-dependent oxidoreductase → MRILITAPYHEKGLKVLEQQFGEIIYRSWKPNGRAYNETELLELLASTKAEALITEHDLVTAAVIKANPHLQFIGVCRGTPSNVAVSEASELGIPVFFTPARNAQAVAEMFISNVIMLLRKTIPGIDWLKGRNWQAGAHDSYLHFKGNELAGRTIGMIGFGAIGQLIAKLVRNYPCNIQFFDPYVTEYDKSYRKLGIEEVFATSDIVSIHLPVTAETKGMINASLLNKMKKDAIFVNTARAVVVKREDLLDVLEKQAIRGAVLDVFDNEPPDETDYRIIDHPNVIATPHIAGATFEVEDHHVEIMNTALYQWFARGNRQIAELSNKAILKAHMQ, encoded by the coding sequence ATGAGAATATTGATTACAGCTCCCTATCATGAGAAGGGATTGAAAGTACTTGAACAGCAATTCGGCGAAATTATCTACAGATCCTGGAAACCCAACGGAAGAGCATATAACGAAACAGAACTGCTGGAACTGCTGGCTTCCACCAAAGCGGAAGCGCTGATCACGGAGCACGACCTGGTGACCGCTGCCGTTATCAAAGCCAATCCCCATTTGCAGTTCATCGGCGTTTGCCGTGGCACGCCTTCCAACGTGGCCGTAAGCGAGGCATCGGAACTGGGCATTCCCGTATTCTTCACCCCTGCACGGAACGCGCAGGCGGTGGCGGAAATGTTCATCTCCAACGTTATCATGTTGCTGCGCAAGACCATTCCGGGGATCGACTGGCTGAAGGGCCGCAACTGGCAGGCCGGCGCACATGATTCGTACCTCCACTTCAAAGGCAATGAACTTGCCGGGAGAACCATCGGTATGATAGGTTTTGGCGCCATCGGGCAACTGATCGCCAAACTGGTGCGCAACTACCCCTGCAACATCCAGTTCTTCGACCCCTATGTAACGGAATACGATAAGTCATACCGTAAACTCGGGATTGAAGAAGTCTTTGCAACGAGCGACATCGTGTCCATTCACCTGCCCGTTACCGCGGAGACAAAAGGCATGATCAACGCCAGCCTGTTGAATAAGATGAAAAAAGATGCCATTTTTGTCAATACCGCCCGCGCGGTAGTGGTGAAACGGGAGGATCTGCTGGATGTGCTGGAAAAACAGGCGATCCGTGGCGCTGTGCTCGACGTGTTCGACAATGAGCCGCCTGATGAAACGGATTACCGCATCATCGACCATCCGAACGTGATCGCCACACCACATATCGCCGGCGCCACGTTTGAAGTGGAAGACCATCACGTAGAGATCATGAACACGGCGTTGTACCAGTGGTTTGCCAGGGGCAACCGGCAGATCGCGGAACTATCGAACAAGGCCATACTAAAAGCACATATGCAATGA
- a CDS encoding MFS transporter, with protein MSTNNETLFDKAGIPKQLLWGYIGIMIFMMGDGIEQGWLSPYLVDHGMTVQQSATLFTVYGITIAISAWFSGVLAEGYGVKRTMFMGLVLYILGTVGFVGYGMPELNYPVMLLTYALRGFGYPLFAYSFLVWIAYVSPQNQLGRAVGWFWFVFTGGLNVLGAYYSSWAILKFGHLNTLWTSLFWALLGALFALVLNKPQAKKTAASGSQAKELMKGLTIVKEEPKVLLGGIVRIINTTAQFAFPVFLPMYMARHGFDTTQWLQIWGTIFTANIIFNLIFGFVGDRVGWRNTVMWFGGVGCAISTLLFFYAPQIWGGNFWMVMAAGVLWGALLAGYVPLSALVPSLVKKDKGAAMAILNLGAGLPVFVGPAIVGIFIGSLGEEGVIWILAALYVISAVLTRFITLPDNAKTLHHHNSKAALQTT; from the coding sequence ATGTCAACCAACAACGAAACATTATTTGACAAAGCCGGCATACCAAAGCAGTTGCTCTGGGGCTATATCGGCATCATGATCTTCATGATGGGCGATGGAATCGAACAGGGATGGCTGAGCCCTTACCTGGTCGATCACGGAATGACGGTACAGCAATCCGCCACCCTGTTCACCGTGTACGGGATCACCATTGCCATTTCTGCCTGGTTTTCCGGCGTGCTCGCGGAAGGATACGGCGTCAAACGCACCATGTTCATGGGGCTTGTGCTGTACATCCTCGGTACGGTCGGCTTTGTGGGATATGGCATGCCGGAACTGAATTACCCCGTAATGCTGCTGACGTATGCATTACGGGGCTTCGGTTACCCGCTCTTTGCCTATTCTTTCCTGGTGTGGATCGCGTATGTAAGCCCGCAAAACCAGCTTGGCCGGGCTGTCGGCTGGTTCTGGTTCGTATTCACCGGCGGGCTGAACGTGCTCGGCGCCTACTATTCCAGCTGGGCCATCCTGAAGTTCGGGCATCTGAACACCTTATGGACCTCGCTCTTCTGGGCATTGCTGGGCGCATTGTTCGCATTGGTGCTCAACAAGCCGCAGGCCAAAAAGACCGCCGCCTCCGGCTCGCAGGCCAAAGAACTGATGAAGGGGCTGACGATCGTTAAGGAAGAACCCAAGGTTTTGCTGGGCGGTATCGTACGCATCATCAACACCACCGCGCAGTTCGCCTTTCCGGTATTCCTGCCGATGTACATGGCCAGGCATGGTTTTGATACCACGCAATGGCTGCAGATCTGGGGCACCATCTTCACCGCCAACATCATTTTCAACCTGATCTTCGGGTTCGTGGGCGACCGGGTGGGATGGCGCAATACCGTCATGTGGTTCGGCGGCGTCGGCTGCGCAATCAGTACATTATTATTCTTCTATGCGCCGCAGATCTGGGGTGGCAACTTCTGGATGGTAATGGCCGCCGGTGTGCTCTGGGGCGCGTTACTGGCCGGATATGTGCCGCTGTCCGCACTCGTGCCCTCGCTGGTAAAAAAAGACAAAGGCGCTGCCATGGCCATACTGAACCTCGGCGCCGGTCTCCCCGTATTCGTGGGACCAGCTATCGTGGGCATATTCATCGGCAGCCTTGGAGAAGAAGGCGTGATCTGGATACTCGCCGCGCTCTACGTGATCAGTGCAGTGCTGACACGTTTCATTACACTGCCCGATAATGCAAAGACCCTGCATCATCATAACAGCAAGGCAGCACTGCAAACAACCTGA
- a CDS encoding RagB/SusD family nutrient uptake outer membrane protein: protein MKRIFHILIAMAALTACKQDLDLKPFDKLSPANAFNTEKDLQLYANSFYLILPTGTDISRSDALSDYLVGRTISNYIYGTFSSTQASGWSWANLRKVNYFLEHVGQAKITDEARNHYIGLARFFRAWFYFEMVKKFGDVPYYNKTLGVDDPDLYKGRDPRTLVMDSVLADIDFACTNIRNTKDNTASQVTRWVALALKSRICLFEGTFRKYHPQLNLSATADAWLTEAVDAANLVMTGNQYRLLTSGAADKNYRNLFINETPNNTEIMLAAVNSKSLRVFNDANWYWTSATYGGRYSFTKTFINTYLKTDGTPFTAQAGYNSIPFVTEVKDRDLRLKQSIRLGDYTRDGAAAPPDFTYTYTGYMPIKVAVDSKATDGVAENFNSLPIIRYAEVLLNYAEAKAELGTFSQADWNATIALLRQRAGITAAPFPAVADTYLQQNYFPQITDAALLEIRRERGIELALEGFRYDDLLRWRTATLLEKQYDGMYVPALNTLMDLNEDGKMDVCFVTTIPADKVPGVYYFLIDNVQFKLSGGTSGNLILFDNLERKFEDYKYFYPIPYNEIILNSNLGPNPGWPN, encoded by the coding sequence ATGAAACGCATTTTTCATATACTCATAGCTATGGCGGCGCTCACAGCCTGCAAGCAGGACCTGGACCTGAAGCCATTCGACAAACTGTCTCCCGCCAACGCATTCAACACGGAAAAAGATCTCCAGCTCTACGCGAACTCCTTTTATCTCATCCTGCCCACCGGTACGGATATTTCCAGAAGCGATGCATTGAGCGACTACCTTGTTGGCCGTACCATTTCCAACTATATCTACGGCACTTTCAGCTCCACGCAGGCCTCCGGCTGGAGCTGGGCAAACCTCCGCAAGGTAAACTACTTCCTCGAACATGTAGGGCAGGCGAAGATCACAGATGAAGCCCGGAACCATTACATCGGTCTCGCCCGTTTCTTCCGCGCATGGTTCTATTTTGAAATGGTGAAGAAATTCGGTGATGTGCCTTACTATAACAAGACACTTGGCGTAGATGATCCGGACCTCTACAAAGGCCGCGATCCGCGTACACTGGTCATGGACAGCGTACTGGCCGATATCGACTTTGCCTGCACCAACATCCGGAACACGAAAGACAATACCGCCTCCCAGGTAACACGCTGGGTTGCGCTGGCGCTGAAATCCAGGATATGCCTGTTTGAAGGCACCTTCCGCAAATACCACCCCCAGCTCAACCTTTCCGCCACGGCAGATGCCTGGCTGACCGAAGCCGTTGACGCCGCAAACCTGGTGATGACAGGCAATCAATATCGACTGCTCACCAGCGGGGCAGCGGACAAGAATTACCGGAACCTGTTCATCAACGAAACGCCGAACAATACCGAGATCATGCTCGCCGCCGTGAACAGCAAAAGCCTTCGCGTATTCAATGACGCCAACTGGTATTGGACCAGCGCCACCTACGGCGGCAGGTACAGCTTTACCAAAACCTTCATCAATACCTATCTGAAAACCGACGGTACACCGTTCACCGCGCAGGCCGGCTATAACAGCATCCCCTTCGTCACCGAGGTAAAGGACCGTGACCTGCGCCTCAAACAATCCATCCGCCTCGGCGATTATACCCGGGACGGAGCGGCAGCACCCCCTGATTTCACCTATACCTATACAGGCTATATGCCTATCAAAGTGGCTGTGGACTCCAAGGCTACGGATGGTGTGGCGGAGAACTTCAATTCTCTTCCCATCATCCGCTATGCCGAAGTGCTGCTGAACTACGCGGAAGCCAAAGCAGAACTCGGCACCTTCAGCCAGGCAGACTGGAACGCCACCATCGCTCTCCTGCGCCAGCGTGCCGGCATTACCGCAGCGCCCTTCCCCGCAGTGGCCGACACCTACCTGCAGCAAAACTACTTTCCGCAGATCACCGACGCCGCCCTGCTGGAGATCCGCCGGGAACGCGGCATTGAGCTGGCACTGGAAGGCTTCCGGTATGATGACCTCCTGCGCTGGAGAACGGCAACACTGCTGGAAAAACAGTATGACGGCATGTATGTGCCCGCCCTCAATACCCTGATGGACCTGAACGAAGACGGCAAAATGGATGTCTGCTTCGTCACCACCATTCCGGCAGACAAAGTGCCCGGTGTGTACTACTTCCTGATCGACAACGTACAGTTCAAACTCTCGGGAGGCACCAGCGGCAACCTCATCCTGTTCGATAACCTGGAGCGTAAATTCGAAGACTATAAATACTTTTACCCGATCCCGTATAACGAGATCATCCTGAATAGCAACCTGGGGCCGAACCCGGGCTGGCCAAACTGA